Proteins found in one Gloeocapsopsis sp. IPPAS B-1203 genomic segment:
- a CDS encoding sulfurtransferase translates to MFQYAHPEVLVDTQWLMNHLNDPTVRVVEVDMSPEPYKNARIPGAVFWNIFTDLLLPNLRINLDPTAMEKLLGRSGISHDTTVIAYGGYPGTGAWIFWLLKLFGHDRVYVLNGGYQKWVAQGCPLASDSLNVAPTQYYVKPLDENLRVLQLEVQAALNRTDCVLLDVRTSQEYRGEIFMMQPPAGSERGGHIPGAVHLEHTLTLNEDGTFKSAQELRALYTSHGITPDKEVFPYCAIGGRSAYTWFVLKYLLGYPHVRNYDGSWNEWSRLPNMPIEQ, encoded by the coding sequence ATGTTCCAATACGCTCACCCTGAAGTGTTAGTTGATACGCAGTGGCTGATGAATCATCTCAACGATCCGACTGTGCGTGTAGTTGAAGTTGATATGAGTCCAGAACCATACAAAAATGCTCGCATTCCTGGTGCAGTTTTCTGGAATATTTTTACAGATTTGTTACTACCCAACCTGCGCATAAATCTAGATCCAACCGCTATGGAAAAACTACTCGGGCGATCAGGAATCTCTCATGACACAACTGTAATTGCCTATGGTGGTTATCCTGGCACGGGTGCTTGGATCTTTTGGCTTTTAAAACTATTTGGACACGATCGCGTATATGTTCTTAATGGTGGCTATCAAAAATGGGTGGCGCAAGGGTGTCCATTGGCATCTGATTCACTAAATGTCGCGCCTACTCAGTACTATGTAAAACCTCTTGATGAGAATTTGCGAGTTTTACAACTAGAAGTTCAAGCAGCGCTAAACCGGACAGATTGCGTATTGCTCGATGTCCGTACCTCTCAAGAATACCGTGGTGAAATCTTTATGATGCAGCCGCCAGCAGGTTCAGAACGCGGCGGTCATATTCCAGGTGCTGTACACCTTGAGCATACCCTCACTCTCAATGAAGATGGAACTTTTAAATCAGCGCAAGAGTTACGCGCACTTTACACTAGTCACGGTATTACCCCTGACAAAGAAGTGTTTCCTTATTGTGCTATTGGTGGACGCTCTGCGTATACCTGGTTTGTTCTGAAATACTTACTCGGCTATCCTCACGTCCGAAATTATGATGGTTCGTGGAACGAATGGAGCCGTCTTCCTAATATGCCAATCGAGCAATAA
- the wrbA gene encoding NAD(P)H:quinone oxidoreductase codes for MKILVVYYSMYGHTLQMAKAVAEGATISQAEVMLRRVQEFPEVDKIIDQNEFASQVREQQKNIPVCTVDDLREADAVIFGSPTRYGNMCAQMKQLIDSTTQLWLNGEMEGKPAGVFTSTASTHGGQETTLLTMMVPLLHLGMLIVGVPYSTPGMIHTEARGGTPYGATTIAGGKGELQPKSEDLEISKVLGRRVAEVAAKVRS; via the coding sequence ATGAAAATTTTAGTTGTTTATTACTCAATGTACGGTCACACCTTACAAATGGCAAAAGCTGTAGCAGAAGGTGCTACAATTTCGCAAGCCGAAGTCATGTTACGGCGCGTGCAAGAGTTTCCAGAAGTTGACAAAATTATCGATCAAAATGAGTTTGCTAGCCAAGTCCGCGAACAGCAAAAAAATATACCCGTTTGCACAGTTGATGATTTGCGCGAGGCTGACGCTGTAATTTTCGGTTCTCCAACGCGTTACGGTAATATGTGTGCGCAGATGAAGCAGTTGATAGATTCAACTACACAGCTGTGGCTCAATGGTGAAATGGAAGGTAAACCAGCAGGCGTTTTTACTTCCACGGCTTCGACTCACGGCGGACAAGAAACAACGCTACTAACAATGATGGTTCCACTGTTACACTTAGGTATGTTGATTGTAGGTGTGCCTTACTCTACACCAGGTATGATTCACACAGAAGCGCGTGGTGGTACTCCTTACGGGGCTACAACAATAGCAGGTGGAAAGGGTGAGTTGCAACCTAAATCAGAAGACTTGGAAATCTCAAAAGTATTGGGTCGTCGCGTGGCTGAGGTTGCAGCTAAGGTGCGATCGTAA
- a CDS encoding Asr1405/Asl0597 family protein, giving the protein MEEVVLGSGTSLNVGEIVEVHCTYKWQIYQRLQELAIPCWCATNQPLRVHIVDVNSAIQLWSVSRQFKMSRHDLICWLEYCWEQNF; this is encoded by the coding sequence ATGGAGGAAGTCGTCTTGGGGTCGGGGACTAGTCTGAATGTTGGCGAGATAGTGGAGGTGCACTGTACATATAAATGGCAAATTTACCAACGACTACAAGAGCTGGCAATTCCTTGTTGGTGTGCCACTAATCAGCCATTACGAGTTCATATTGTTGATGTCAACAGTGCCATTCAACTTTGGAGTGTATCAAGACAATTCAAAATGTCTCGTCATGATTTAATTTGCTGGCTAGAGTACTGCTGGGAACAAAACTTTTAA
- a CDS encoding sigma 54-interacting transcriptional regulator, whose protein sequence is MTSPDTVIWLQERTALGILSIEVLEAIAQVLEEATLPENHPLVTEDTPPEALYILKQGKLEGYRTNQSSLAAACSFLPGTVVHLQELLLDQPAQRTIKTITESHFWVIPAAQFKQIVAQHPEVTQVFSRQLVQEVAQLTSALSYEQERSQALRPYLVTKAQRGIVGTSRYAVRLRAAIREASMERNSVLIFGEPGLEKDNIAALIHFGSPQRKQPIIKLNCSILQSSGADLFGRASGKVGLLEWLGDGTLVLNNIQDLPAELVPSLVQLLKTGTYTPVSRSGEPTPASRISQARILMISEKTQSAIERCAGQVIKVPPLRVRKTDIKAQAEYYISLYSRSQGIPKPRITSEALRRLQSYDFPGNLQELQSLVERAIIQSAGGSELTEEIFWSAQTKKKQFRVNLLNMYSGLRRFLRSPWYPDRINYGFTLWFFAVVVIILFVGPQHRSENFALNMFWAWWWPLILLGFPFLGRIWCAFCPFMIYGEVTQKLSLWLFPRRLKPWPRHQAEKWGGWFLFGLFTLIFLWEELWNLEDTAYLSSCLLLLITAGAMIFSAIFERRFWCRYLCPIGGMNGLFAKLSMIELRAQQGTCSAECTTYQCYKGGPQKGEGMETNGCPLYSHPAQLEDNRDCVLCMTCLKACPHRSVEVNLRPPGIELWTTHVPRSYEVALLFLLFGGVFLHHLPELQATLGWHLDLTQFLPHLGVSLVALLIPAIAALLVYGLMQLLYLFSKFIKQSKSHFVPKPKPFIEIAYGYLPLVLGGNLAHYLSLGLGEAGKIVPVTLATFGYSGQGMPIIVAHPAVTAFLQGVTLVFSVLLTIVLTHKITRQPLRLLLPQHLGAIALTAMIWIIVVGR, encoded by the coding sequence ATGACATCTCCAGACACCGTGATATGGCTACAAGAACGAACGGCTTTAGGAATTCTTTCTATTGAAGTATTAGAAGCGATCGCGCAAGTTCTTGAAGAAGCAACTCTACCAGAAAACCATCCTCTCGTCACAGAAGACACGCCTCCAGAAGCACTTTATATTCTTAAACAAGGCAAGCTAGAAGGCTATCGCACCAATCAAAGTAGTTTAGCAGCAGCATGTAGCTTTCTGCCTGGAACTGTCGTTCACCTCCAGGAACTCTTATTAGATCAACCTGCACAACGTACAATCAAAACAATAACCGAAAGTCACTTTTGGGTTATTCCAGCGGCGCAGTTTAAACAAATTGTGGCGCAACATCCAGAAGTTACCCAGGTATTCTCGCGTCAACTTGTCCAAGAAGTTGCACAACTCACCTCAGCACTCTCTTACGAACAAGAACGTTCTCAAGCCCTACGTCCCTATTTAGTGACTAAAGCTCAACGCGGGATTGTCGGAACAAGTCGTTATGCAGTGCGTTTGCGTGCGGCAATTCGCGAAGCTAGCATGGAGCGCAACTCAGTGTTAATCTTTGGCGAACCAGGATTGGAGAAAGACAATATTGCGGCTTTGATTCACTTTGGTTCTCCACAGCGCAAACAACCAATTATTAAACTAAACTGTAGTATTCTCCAATCGAGTGGTGCAGATTTATTTGGTCGTGCAAGCGGTAAAGTCGGATTACTCGAATGGTTAGGAGATGGTACGCTTGTTCTGAACAATATTCAAGATTTACCAGCAGAGTTAGTTCCTTCGTTAGTACAGTTACTTAAAACAGGTACATATACCCCAGTCAGCCGTTCTGGAGAACCTACTCCAGCATCTCGGATTTCTCAGGCTCGAATTTTGATGATTTCCGAAAAAACTCAGTCTGCAATCGAGCGTTGCGCTGGTCAAGTTATCAAAGTTCCCCCGCTACGAGTACGTAAAACTGATATTAAAGCTCAAGCTGAGTATTACATTAGTCTCTACAGCCGCAGTCAAGGCATCCCTAAACCAAGAATTACATCAGAAGCGCTACGCCGCTTACAATCTTATGATTTCCCTGGTAATCTGCAAGAACTGCAAAGCTTAGTAGAAAGAGCAATTATTCAATCAGCAGGAGGATCGGAACTTACCGAAGAAATTTTCTGGTCAGCCCAAACGAAGAAAAAACAATTCCGTGTCAATCTACTAAATATGTATTCTGGATTGCGGCGCTTTCTGCGCAGTCCTTGGTATCCAGACCGGATCAATTATGGCTTTACTTTATGGTTTTTTGCTGTCGTTGTCATTATCCTCTTCGTTGGTCCGCAACATCGCAGTGAGAACTTTGCCTTAAATATGTTTTGGGCATGGTGGTGGCCTTTAATATTACTTGGTTTTCCGTTCCTCGGACGAATTTGGTGTGCCTTTTGTCCCTTCATGATATATGGGGAAGTCACGCAAAAGCTCTCTCTTTGGCTATTTCCACGACGATTAAAGCCTTGGCCGCGTCATCAAGCCGAAAAATGGGGTGGGTGGTTTTTATTTGGGCTATTTACTCTAATTTTCTTGTGGGAAGAACTTTGGAATTTAGAAGATACTGCTTATCTTTCTAGTTGCTTGCTATTGTTAATTACTGCTGGGGCAATGATTTTCTCAGCAATTTTTGAGCGCCGATTTTGGTGTCGTTACCTTTGTCCCATTGGGGGAATGAATGGGTTATTTGCCAAATTATCAATGATCGAATTGCGGGCGCAACAAGGAACTTGTTCGGCAGAATGTACCACCTATCAGTGTTACAAAGGTGGTCCGCAAAAAGGCGAAGGAATGGAAACAAATGGGTGTCCTTTGTACTCGCACCCCGCACAACTGGAAGATAACCGCGATTGTGTTTTGTGCATGACGTGTTTGAAAGCTTGTCCGCACCGTTCAGTTGAAGTTAACTTGCGTCCCCCTGGAATTGAATTATGGACAACACATGTACCCCGTTCTTATGAAGTAGCGTTGTTGTTTTTGCTTTTTGGTGGAGTATTTTTGCATCACTTACCAGAGTTGCAAGCAACTTTAGGATGGCATTTAGATTTAACGCAGTTCTTGCCACATTTAGGAGTATCGTTGGTCGCCCTATTGATTCCAGCGATCGCTGCACTATTGGTATACGGTTTGATGCAGCTATTGTATTTGTTCAGCAAGTTTATTAAACAAAGCAAATCTCATTTTGTTCCTAAGCCCAAACCTTTTATAGAGATAGCTTATGGTTATTTACCTCTTGTGTTAGGTGGAAATCTGGCACACTACCTAAGTTTAGGCCTGGGAGAGGCTGGCAAGATTGTTCCCGTAACATTAGCAACTTTTGGCTATAGCGGTCAAGGAATGCCAATTATCGTCGCGCATCCTGCTGTCACTGCATTTTTACAAGGAGTCACGTTAGTTTTTTCTGTATTGCTAACAATAGTGTTGACACACAAAATTACTCGTCAACCGTTACGTCTACTTTTACCGCAACATCTAGGAGCGATCGCCTTAACCGCAATGATTTGGATAATTGTTGTTGGTCGATAA
- a CDS encoding LuxR C-terminal-related transcriptional regulator has protein sequence MTSSLQALFTAIQQAKDEQDLRSQVVPKIGEYFAAKRRGIFFFDQLPLADRNLQKTLQVGLSTKHNPVVRYLVERHAPVHEALVVSPKVWTMICPRLDHWHVMVGPIVSDGQLIGVVGCTREQSMFAFDTQNLADLSAICLHLSVWAATVRLRSVSVEVQQHDQSDRLTPREWQIAELVALGRTNAEIGKELWITENSVKQALKRIFRKLEVSSRVQMVALLFATKP, from the coding sequence ATGACAAGTTCCTTGCAGGCTCTATTTACAGCAATCCAGCAAGCCAAGGATGAACAAGATCTGCGATCGCAAGTCGTGCCAAAAATTGGTGAATATTTTGCAGCCAAGCGACGGGGAATCTTTTTTTTCGATCAACTTCCTTTAGCTGATCGCAATCTTCAGAAGACGTTACAAGTCGGACTATCGACCAAACATAATCCAGTTGTGCGTTATTTAGTCGAGCGCCATGCTCCTGTGCATGAAGCATTAGTCGTATCGCCTAAAGTTTGGACAATGATTTGTCCCCGCCTGGATCATTGGCACGTCATGGTAGGACCAATCGTAAGTGATGGTCAATTAATAGGTGTAGTAGGCTGCACTCGCGAACAGTCAATGTTTGCTTTTGATACACAAAATCTTGCTGATTTGAGTGCAATTTGTTTGCACTTGTCTGTTTGGGCGGCAACAGTGCGATTGCGAAGTGTTTCTGTAGAAGTACAACAGCATGACCAAAGCGATCGCTTAACGCCGCGTGAATGGCAAATTGCCGAATTGGTTGCTTTAGGGCGAACCAACGCAGAAATTGGAAAGGAGCTTTGGATTACTGAGAATTCGGTCAAGCAAGCGTTGAAGCGCATATTTCGTAAGCTTGAGGTTTCGTCGCGCGTGCAGATGGTTGCACTGCTTTTTGCCACAAAACCATGA
- the katG gene encoding catalase/peroxidase HPI: protein MSSESGCPFTGAGQKRTARHKPSNQDWWPNYLNLGILHQHSPQSNPMGEAFNYAEEFKSLDLAAVRADIFELMTTSQDWWPADYGHYGPLFIRMAWHSAGTYRIGDGRGGAGSGSQRFEPLNSWPDNANLDKARMLLWPIKRKYGNKISWADLMIFAGNCALESMGFKTIGFAGGREDIWEPEQDIYWGSEKAWLGRERYDDDQVLLNPLAAVQMGLIYVNPEGPNGEPDPVGEGRDIRETFARMAMNDEETVALTAGGHTFGKCHGAGEASHVGADPGGATIVDQGLGWKNTFNTGVGVDAITSGIEGAWTPTPTQWDNSYLETLFKYDWELTKSPAGAWQWKPQGDAGADTVPDAHDPSKRHAPMMTTADMAMRMDSIYEPIARRYRDNPDEFAEKFAKAWFKLTHRDMGPRSRYLGSEVPAEEFLWQDPIPEVTHELIDEQDIAALKEKILASGLSVSQLVSTAWASASTFRGSDKRGGANGGRIRLAPQKDWEVNQPTQLATVLQTLEGIQQEFNNSHSGGKQVSIADLIVLGGCAGVEQAAKNAGHEVKVPFKPGRADALQEKTDVESFAVLEPTADGFRNYSSGKHSESLEELLVDRAQLLTLSAPEMTVLVGGLRVLGANGGSKHGVFTDRPETLTNDFFVNLLDLGTTWKATSEDEYEFEGSSRKTGELKWTATRVDLIFGSNSQLRALAEVYGTVDSQQKFMRDFVAAWDKVMNLDRFDLA, encoded by the coding sequence ATGAGCAGCGAGAGCGGATGCCCATTTACGGGTGCAGGTCAGAAACGTACAGCTCGTCATAAGCCGTCGAACCAAGATTGGTGGCCGAACTATCTGAATCTGGGCATCCTCCACCAGCACTCACCCCAGTCCAATCCCATGGGTGAGGCGTTCAACTACGCTGAGGAGTTTAAGAGTCTCGACCTAGCTGCCGTGAGGGCAGATATCTTTGAGCTGATGACCACCTCGCAAGATTGGTGGCCAGCTGACTACGGGCACTATGGACCGCTCTTCATTCGCATGGCGTGGCACAGCGCAGGCACGTACCGCATCGGCGATGGTCGCGGCGGCGCAGGTTCGGGTAGCCAGCGGTTTGAGCCGCTCAACAGTTGGCCCGACAATGCCAACCTTGACAAGGCACGCATGTTGCTTTGGCCGATTAAGCGGAAATACGGCAACAAAATCTCGTGGGCTGACCTAATGATCTTTGCTGGCAACTGCGCCCTGGAGTCAATGGGCTTCAAGACGATCGGCTTTGCGGGTGGGCGAGAGGATATCTGGGAGCCAGAGCAAGACATTTACTGGGGATCTGAGAAAGCTTGGCTCGGCAGAGAGCGTTACGACGACGACCAGGTACTCCTCAATCCCCTCGCCGCTGTGCAGATGGGTCTAATCTACGTGAACCCAGAAGGTCCAAACGGTGAGCCTGATCCGGTCGGCGAAGGGCGCGACATTCGCGAAACCTTCGCTCGGATGGCGATGAATGATGAGGAAACGGTCGCGCTCACTGCGGGTGGGCATACTTTTGGCAAATGTCATGGTGCAGGCGAAGCGTCGCACGTCGGTGCTGACCCTGGGGGTGCCACCATTGTGGATCAGGGACTCGGCTGGAAGAATACCTTCAATACGGGGGTCGGCGTCGATGCAATTACCAGCGGCATCGAAGGTGCATGGACTCCCACGCCGACACAGTGGGACAACAGCTATCTCGAAACCTTATTCAAATATGACTGGGAGTTGACGAAGAGTCCGGCTGGCGCGTGGCAGTGGAAGCCCCAGGGCGATGCTGGCGCGGATACGGTGCCCGACGCACACGATCCGTCAAAACGGCACGCCCCGATGATGACCACGGCGGACATGGCGATGCGAATGGACTCCATCTACGAGCCAATCGCACGGCGTTACCGCGACAATCCAGATGAGTTCGCAGAGAAGTTCGCGAAGGCATGGTTCAAGCTGACCCACCGCGACATGGGACCGCGATCGCGCTATCTCGGTTCAGAAGTCCCAGCAGAAGAATTCTTGTGGCAAGACCCCATCCCTGAAGTTACCCATGAGTTGATCGATGAGCAGGACATCGCCGCGCTCAAAGAGAAGATTCTGGCTTCGGGACTATCGGTTTCCCAACTCGTTTCAACGGCTTGGGCGTCGGCATCGACGTTTCGGGGATCTGACAAGCGTGGTGGAGCCAATGGAGGACGGATTCGGCTTGCGCCTCAGAAAGATTGGGAAGTCAACCAGCCAACCCAACTGGCAACAGTGCTGCAAACCCTGGAGGGAATCCAACAGGAGTTCAACAACTCGCACTCTGGCGGCAAACAGGTTTCGATCGCTGACTTAATCGTACTGGGCGGCTGTGCAGGAGTCGAACAAGCGGCGAAGAATGCGGGGCATGAAGTTAAAGTTCCTTTCAAGCCAGGACGAGCGGATGCTTTGCAAGAGAAAACCGATGTCGAGTCCTTTGCCGTGCTTGAACCAACTGCGGACGGGTTCCGCAACTACTCCAGTGGCAAACACAGCGAGTCGCTGGAGGAACTGCTGGTCGATCGAGCACAATTGCTGACTCTATCTGCCCCTGAGATGACGGTACTTGTAGGCGGCTTGCGCGTCCTGGGTGCGAATGGCGGTTCTAAACACGGTGTTTTCACTGATCGCCCAGAAACACTGACAAATGATTTCTTCGTGAACCTGCTTGACCTGGGCACGACGTGGAAAGCGACTTCTGAGGATGAATACGAGTTCGAGGGGAGCAGTCGCAAAACCGGCGAACTCAAGTGGACAGCGACCCGTGTTGACCTCATCTTCGGCTCCAACTCGCAGCTCCGCGCCCTCGCGGAAGTTTACGGAACTGTGGACTCGCAGCAGAAGTTTATGCGTGACTTTGTGGCAGCGTGGGACAAGGTGATGAACCTCGATCGCTTCGATCTCGCCTAG
- a CDS encoding (2Fe-2S) ferredoxin domain-containing protein: MGKSKSKRVSEFTLEGRFLNFVLEDGYKLKYLRVASAEGEYWIKPCKELRQQELQLIPGDWVQVLGERKLDLKTGKLKLKAEQVTRTTPQAPENAVSPKVAPSKKKTSILVCQKSSCMKRGGTAVCQALQATLSDRGLEDEVAIKGTGCLKQCKAGPNIVMPDKTRYSRIQAAEIPEVIDRHFTTSCENASKAELAPVSLNSTEQLVSTN, from the coding sequence ATGGGCAAGTCTAAAAGTAAAAGAGTATCAGAATTTACCTTAGAAGGAAGATTTTTGAATTTTGTTTTAGAGGATGGCTACAAGCTTAAATATTTGCGTGTAGCGAGTGCCGAAGGTGAATACTGGATTAAACCCTGCAAAGAACTACGTCAGCAAGAGTTGCAATTAATACCAGGTGATTGGGTACAAGTGCTAGGTGAGCGCAAGCTTGACTTGAAGACTGGAAAACTAAAACTCAAAGCTGAACAAGTGACGCGCACAACGCCTCAAGCGCCAGAAAACGCAGTTTCTCCAAAAGTTGCACCAAGTAAAAAGAAAACAAGTATTCTGGTTTGTCAAAAGTCTAGCTGTATGAAACGGGGCGGTACAGCGGTTTGTCAAGCATTGCAGGCGACATTGAGCGATCGCGGTTTAGAAGATGAAGTCGCCATCAAAGGTACAGGTTGCCTGAAACAGTGTAAAGCTGGTCCCAACATTGTGATGCCTGATAAGACTCGTTATAGCCGTATTCAAGCAGCAGAAATTCCCGAGGTCATAGATCGCCACTTTACAACTTCCTGTGAAAATGCCTCAAAAGCAGAACTAGCACCAGTTTCACTAAATTCGACAGAGCAACTAGTATCTACTAATTGA